Proteins co-encoded in one Rhizobium lusitanum genomic window:
- a CDS encoding AraC family transcriptional regulator produces the protein MGLKMTYAYQSMKLSRSSKAMNDPLSDFLNVLGASVSRRTRLEAAGRWALTFPALDRLKFVALLRGTAWIIRPAQAPQRMSAGDVCLLGRVAYAIASDPEVPPNDGQALYDAGGDVARLGGDETIAIGGTVTFDPGNSDFLLDMLPDFLLVPRSSAASGAIATILGLMNDEIERDIIGSEIVSARLADVLLVEAIRAYAGSIEQVEIGWLGALLEPRLGRVLRVIHGDVSQPWTVAQLAGVAGMSRAAFSAEFTRRVGQPPLAYVRAWRLTIARAALIQGDETVASIARKVGYTSQSAFGHAFRSTFGSPPKAHVRS, from the coding sequence ATGGGGCTCAAGATGACCTATGCTTATCAGTCTATGAAATTATCGCGATCGTCTAAAGCTATGAATGATCCCCTATCGGATTTCCTCAACGTTCTTGGTGCCAGCGTGAGCCGTCGCACCCGGCTGGAAGCTGCAGGACGATGGGCTCTCACATTTCCAGCGCTCGACCGGCTCAAGTTTGTGGCGCTGTTGCGCGGAACAGCCTGGATCATCAGACCGGCGCAGGCGCCCCAACGTATGAGCGCAGGAGATGTCTGCCTGTTGGGGCGCGTGGCCTATGCGATAGCCAGCGATCCGGAGGTGCCGCCCAACGACGGCCAAGCCCTCTATGACGCAGGCGGCGATGTTGCCCGTCTGGGGGGTGACGAGACAATTGCAATCGGGGGAACCGTCACGTTCGACCCTGGAAATTCGGACTTCCTCCTCGACATGCTGCCGGATTTCCTGCTCGTTCCCCGATCGTCGGCTGCGTCCGGAGCGATAGCAACAATCCTTGGGTTGATGAATGACGAGATCGAGCGCGATATCATCGGTAGCGAGATCGTCAGTGCCCGGCTAGCTGATGTATTGCTCGTTGAGGCGATCCGGGCCTACGCGGGCAGTATCGAGCAGGTGGAGATCGGATGGCTCGGTGCTCTGTTGGAACCTCGGCTCGGCCGGGTCCTTCGCGTCATTCACGGGGACGTCTCGCAACCATGGACGGTGGCCCAGCTCGCCGGGGTGGCGGGTATGTCGCGGGCGGCCTTCTCTGCGGAGTTCACGCGCCGGGTGGGACAACCGCCACTCGCCTACGTACGGGCGTGGCGTCTCACCATCGCTCGTGCGGCGCTAATTCAAGGTGATGAGACTGTCGCCAGCATCGCACGCAAGGTTGGATATACGTCGCAGAGTGCATTTGGCCATGCTTTCAGGTCCACCTTCGGTTCACCTCCGAAAGCGCATGTGCGATCTTGA
- a CDS encoding SDR family oxidoreductase, with amino-acid sequence MGIEGKVVAITGASSGIGRATAKLLAERGAFVVLGARREEALAAIVNEITAVGGKAVYKATDVRQRSDLEALVAFALEHRGRLDVIVNNAGIGPLSRFDALRVEEWDAMIDVNLRGTLYGIAAALPVFQRQQSGHVINIVSTAGIKIVPAMGVYAATKNAVRTISETLRQEAGPNLRVTEISPGMISTDFASSITDPAVKSAIEERISNVAIPPASIARGIAYAIEQPDNVDVGSIVIRPTAQD; translated from the coding sequence TTGGGTATCGAAGGCAAGGTTGTCGCTATTACGGGCGCAAGCAGCGGGATCGGTCGCGCGACGGCGAAACTGCTGGCAGAACGAGGGGCTTTTGTCGTGTTGGGAGCGCGCCGCGAGGAGGCGCTGGCAGCGATCGTCAATGAGATTACCGCTGTAGGCGGCAAGGCTGTATATAAAGCGACTGACGTTCGCCAAAGGAGCGATCTCGAAGCGCTTGTCGCATTCGCACTCGAGCATCGCGGCAGGCTCGACGTGATCGTCAACAATGCAGGGATTGGGCCCCTATCGCGTTTCGATGCGCTCCGCGTCGAGGAGTGGGACGCCATGATCGACGTCAATCTGCGTGGCACGCTCTACGGCATCGCGGCCGCTCTGCCGGTCTTCCAGCGTCAACAATCGGGCCACGTCATCAACATCGTCTCGACTGCAGGCATCAAGATCGTCCCCGCCATGGGCGTGTATGCGGCGACAAAGAACGCAGTGCGGACCATCAGCGAAACCTTGAGGCAGGAAGCAGGACCGAATCTGAGGGTAACCGAGATTTCTCCGGGGATGATCTCCACCGACTTTGCAAGCTCGATAACCGATCCGGCCGTGAAGTCGGCTATTGAAGAACGCATTTCCAATGTAGCCATCCCACCGGCTTCGATCGCTCGGGGCATCGCCTACGCGATCGAGCAGCCGGACAATGTGGACGTTGGCAGTATTGTTATACGACCGACCGCTCAAGATTGA
- a CDS encoding carbohydrate kinase family protein has translation MTTFDVSSVGFYVLDILARPVTRIPEGGRADYVEEIRMTVAGTAGATAVDCAILGLRTRAVTTVGADEMGDFLRAKMERFGIECSLVRRTDVAQTSATILPVRPNGERPALYVPGTAALFDVNDEDYEAALDAKVVHVGGTGLLKSFDGAPTVKFLKAAKEKGRLTTFDLIQATPETFSLVEPCLPYVDYFVPSIEEASAMAGVYDPVDVAKFYKTRGVKNTVLTLGAAGVYVSPEHGKDFQLPAFEVQVSDTTGCGDSFTAGIITGIVKGWDLRQSVRFASAVAAKVAMGLGSDGKLVSFDDTISAMNALREKRL, from the coding sequence TTATGTCGAGGAGATTCGCATGACGGTTGCCGGTACCGCCGGTGCGACGGCAGTCGATTGCGCGATCCTGGGCCTCAGGACACGCGCTGTGACGACAGTCGGGGCCGATGAAATGGGCGATTTCCTGCGTGCCAAGATGGAAAGATTTGGCATCGAATGCTCGCTGGTGCGACGCACGGATGTCGCCCAGACGTCGGCCACGATCTTGCCCGTCCGACCGAACGGCGAACGCCCCGCATTGTATGTTCCCGGCACAGCCGCGCTTTTCGATGTGAATGACGAGGACTACGAGGCTGCCCTCGACGCAAAAGTCGTGCATGTCGGCGGAACCGGGTTGCTTAAGTCCTTTGATGGCGCGCCGACCGTAAAGTTTCTGAAGGCGGCCAAGGAGAAAGGCCGGCTCACCACATTTGATCTGATCCAGGCCACCCCTGAGACCTTCTCTCTCGTCGAGCCATGCCTTCCGTATGTCGATTACTTCGTACCGAGCATAGAGGAAGCCAGCGCAATGGCCGGTGTATATGACCCGGTTGACGTTGCCAAATTCTACAAGACACGCGGTGTGAAGAACACGGTGCTCACTCTTGGTGCTGCCGGGGTCTATGTCTCACCCGAACATGGCAAGGACTTCCAGTTGCCGGCGTTCGAGGTACAGGTATCCGATACCACAGGCTGCGGCGACAGCTTCACTGCCGGCATCATCACCGGTATTGTCAAGGGTTGGGATCTTCGGCAGTCGGTGCGCTTCGCCTCGGCGGTAGCCGCAAAGGTCGCCATGGGACTCGGCTCGGATGGCAAGCTCGTTTCTTTCGATGATACGATTTCTGCAATGAACGCTTTGCGTGAAAAGCGGCTCTGA